A portion of the Streptomyces sp. NBC_00376 genome contains these proteins:
- a CDS encoding Xaa-Pro dipeptidyl-peptidase, with protein MLVVAAVAALMAVLLPPAGAQGASPGKARPPRSEPVYSYGDAVRESVWVDTGLDGDGDGRSDRVAADIVRPREPARQGRKIPVIMDASPYYSCCGRGNESQLKTYDADGRPVQFPLHYDNYFVPRGYAFVAVDLAGTNRSDGCVDVGGRSDVQSAKAVIDWLNGRARGYTTRTGDARASAGWSNGRTGMIGKSYDGTVANGVAATGVEGLRTIVPIGAISSWYDYYFSQGAPLYDSGPDWLSGYVESPGARDRCAAVQQRLVDGAPRTGDWTGLWTGRDYVKDAGKVRASVFAVHGMQDLNVRTKHLGQWWDALAERGVERKIWLSQTGHVDPFDFRRAEWVDTLHRWFDHYLLGYDNGIDREPMADIERHPDQWSTDRVWPPRTTRATTVRPGTGDAPGVGTLALKPARPGATETFTDDPAQDETRWAADLDRATGAKAGFRTAPLTTDLRLSGSSTVTVTATPTTTSAHISAVLVDLGPDTIRDYGSSGEGIGTLTTRSCWGASTTGDSSCFKETEARTATVDRTVVSRGWADLGTYADAHRGRPLTPGRAVTLTIDLAATDHVVPAGHRLGLIVAGTDRDLIDPPDSTPTLTLDLARTSAKLPFVGGTGAFVRATAGSAAATATPRADDVRGVTPPRPSARVPGGGHP; from the coding sequence TTGCTGGTGGTGGCGGCCGTCGCCGCACTGATGGCCGTCCTGCTCCCACCCGCAGGCGCCCAGGGGGCGAGCCCCGGGAAGGCCCGGCCGCCGCGGAGCGAACCCGTCTACTCCTACGGGGACGCCGTCCGCGAATCGGTCTGGGTCGACACCGGGCTGGACGGCGACGGGGACGGGCGGAGCGACCGCGTCGCCGCCGACATCGTCCGGCCGCGCGAGCCCGCCCGGCAGGGCCGGAAGATCCCCGTGATCATGGACGCCAGCCCGTACTACTCCTGCTGCGGACGCGGCAACGAGAGCCAGCTCAAGACGTACGACGCCGACGGCCGGCCCGTGCAGTTCCCGCTCCACTACGACAACTACTTCGTGCCGCGCGGCTACGCCTTCGTCGCCGTCGATCTGGCCGGAACCAACCGCTCCGACGGCTGCGTCGATGTCGGCGGCCGCTCGGACGTGCAGTCCGCCAAGGCTGTCATCGACTGGCTCAACGGCCGCGCCCGCGGCTACACCACCCGCACCGGCGACGCCCGTGCCTCGGCCGGCTGGTCCAACGGCCGCACCGGCATGATCGGCAAGAGCTACGACGGCACCGTCGCCAACGGGGTCGCGGCGACCGGTGTGGAAGGGCTGCGCACCATCGTGCCGATCGGTGCCATCTCCTCCTGGTACGACTACTACTTCTCCCAGGGCGCACCGCTCTACGACAGCGGCCCCGACTGGCTCTCCGGCTACGTGGAGAGCCCCGGGGCACGCGACCGCTGCGCCGCCGTCCAGCAGCGGCTCGTCGACGGGGCGCCGCGCACCGGTGACTGGACGGGGCTGTGGACCGGGCGCGACTACGTGAAGGACGCCGGCAAGGTGCGCGCCAGCGTCTTCGCCGTGCACGGCATGCAGGACCTCAACGTCCGTACCAAGCACCTCGGACAGTGGTGGGACGCGCTCGCGGAGCGGGGCGTGGAGCGCAAGATCTGGCTCTCCCAGACCGGACACGTCGACCCGTTCGACTTCCGGCGCGCCGAATGGGTCGACACGCTGCACCGCTGGTTCGACCACTACCTCCTGGGCTACGACAACGGCATCGACCGCGAACCGATGGCCGACATCGAACGCCACCCCGACCAGTGGTCCACCGACCGCGTCTGGCCGCCCCGCACCACCCGGGCCACCACCGTGCGCCCCGGTACCGGCGACGCGCCGGGCGTCGGCACCCTGGCCCTGAAGCCCGCCCGCCCCGGCGCCACCGAGACGTTCACCGACGATCCGGCACAGGACGAGACCCGGTGGGCCGCCGACCTGGACCGGGCCACCGGAGCCAAGGCCGGGTTCCGCACCGCCCCGCTCACCACCGATCTGAGGCTCTCCGGCTCCTCCACGGTGACCGTCACCGCCACCCCGACCACGACGAGCGCCCATATTTCCGCGGTCCTCGTGGACCTCGGCCCCGACACCATCCGCGACTACGGCTCCTCCGGCGAGGGCATCGGCACCCTCACCACCCGCAGCTGCTGGGGCGCGAGCACCACCGGGGACAGCTCCTGCTTCAAGGAGACCGAGGCCCGGACCGCCACCGTCGACCGGACCGTGGTCAGCCGCGGCTGGGCCGACCTCGGTACGTACGCCGACGCGCACCGGGGCCGCCCCCTCACTCCCGGCAGGGCCGTCACCCTCACCATCGACCTGGCGGCAACCGACCACGTCGTCCCGGCCGGACACCGCCTCGGCCTGATCGTCGCCGGCACCGACCGGGACCTCATCGACCCGCCGGACTCCACGCCCACCCTCACCCTCGACCTGGCCCGCACCTCCGCGAAGCTGCCGTTCGTCGGCGGCACCGGCGCCTTCGTACGCGCCACCGCCGGCTCCGCGGCCGCCACGGCCACGCCGCGGGCGGACGACGTCCGGGGCGTCACACCGCCGCGTCCCTCCGCCCGTGTCCCGGGCGGCGGCCACCCGTGA
- a CDS encoding M1 family metallopeptidase — protein MHRRFIVPSAIAASLLLAIPASAAEGTVGAPGIGDAYYPASGNGGYDVSHYDLRLKYQPSTDLLEGTATILATTTQELSRFNLDFGLDVSEVRVNGKKAGHVKNGEQELEITPAAPLAKGKAVSVVVRYAGKPSEVKINGWTSWVRTPDGAVAAQEPESAAWWFPSNDHPLDKATYDISVSVPDGTQAISNGTLQSQSSRLGWTRFNWRSARPQATYLTTLAVGRFDITTDTTSDGLPVVNAYSEDLGANAGAARASIERTTEVAEWLTEVFGPYPFEALGGYSPNVTSGFALETQTRPFYSPKQFANGANVSVVVHELAHQWYGDSVSLKGWKDIWINEGFARYSQWLWSEKEGEGTAQELADYAYSLHPADDPFWKVKPGDPGPDDQFDAAVYDRGALALQALREKLGDETFFALLKGWPAEHAYGNASVSDFVAYAERVSGKPLAAFFDTWLFRPTRPEAPAAAGTHALNASGKQAPPASWKKIEATNSVHEHR, from the coding sequence GTGCACCGCAGATTCATCGTCCCGAGCGCAATCGCGGCCTCCCTGCTGCTGGCGATCCCGGCTTCGGCCGCCGAAGGCACCGTGGGCGCCCCGGGCATCGGCGACGCCTACTACCCGGCCAGTGGCAACGGCGGCTACGACGTGTCCCACTACGACCTGCGGCTGAAGTACCAGCCCTCGACCGATCTGCTGGAGGGCACGGCCACGATCCTCGCCACGACCACCCAGGAACTCTCCCGTTTCAACCTGGACTTCGGGCTGGACGTCTCCGAGGTGCGGGTGAACGGCAAGAAGGCCGGCCATGTGAAGAACGGCGAGCAGGAGCTGGAGATCACCCCGGCCGCCCCGCTGGCGAAGGGCAAGGCCGTCTCGGTGGTCGTGCGGTACGCCGGGAAGCCCTCCGAGGTGAAGATCAACGGCTGGACGTCCTGGGTCCGCACCCCGGACGGCGCGGTGGCCGCCCAGGAACCGGAGTCGGCCGCGTGGTGGTTCCCCAGCAACGACCACCCGCTGGACAAGGCGACGTACGACATCTCCGTCTCCGTCCCGGACGGCACCCAGGCGATCAGCAACGGCACGCTCCAGTCGCAGAGTTCGAGGCTCGGCTGGACCCGCTTCAACTGGCGCTCCGCCCGGCCGCAGGCGACGTATCTGACCACACTGGCGGTCGGCAGGTTCGACATCACCACGGACACCACCTCGGACGGGCTGCCGGTCGTCAACGCGTACAGCGAGGACCTCGGCGCCAACGCCGGTGCGGCCCGCGCCAGCATCGAGCGGACCACCGAGGTCGCCGAGTGGCTGACCGAGGTCTTCGGGCCGTACCCCTTCGAGGCGCTCGGCGGCTACTCCCCCAATGTGACGAGCGGATTCGCCCTGGAGACCCAGACCAGGCCGTTCTACAGCCCGAAGCAGTTCGCCAACGGTGCCAATGTCTCGGTCGTCGTCCATGAGCTGGCGCACCAGTGGTACGGCGACAGCGTGTCCCTCAAGGGCTGGAAGGACATCTGGATCAACGAGGGCTTCGCCCGCTACAGCCAGTGGCTGTGGTCGGAGAAGGAGGGCGAGGGAACCGCACAGGAACTGGCGGACTACGCCTACTCCCTGCACCCGGCCGACGACCCCTTCTGGAAGGTGAAGCCGGGCGACCCGGGCCCCGACGACCAGTTCGACGCGGCCGTCTACGACCGGGGCGCGCTGGCGCTCCAGGCGCTGCGCGAGAAGCTGGGCGACGAGACGTTCTTCGCGCTGCTGAAGGGCTGGCCCGCGGAGCACGCGTACGGGAACGCGAGCGTGAGCGACTTCGTCGCGTACGCGGAACGGGTCTCGGGCAAGCCACTCGCCGCCTTCTTCGACACCTGGCTGTTCCGGCCGACGCGGCCCGAGGCCCCGGCAGCGGCCGGGACGCACGCCCTGAACGCCTCCGGGAAGCAGGCCCCGCCCGCCTCGTGGAAGAAGATCGAGGCGACGAACTCCGTGCACGAGCACCGCTGA
- a CDS encoding LacI family DNA-binding transcriptional regulator, with product MPGPSHDADRDARPTLEAVAASAGVSRATVSRVVNGGAGVRKPLVDRVRKAVEELGYVPNHAARTLVTRRNGAVAVIIDEPEFRIFSDPFFSQQIRGISRELTLHDSQLVLLLVEGSGDFDRVARYLAGGHVDGVLAFSLHTDDELPAIIRRFKVPTVYGGRPGRPGAGSELAVPYVDCDNRGGAAAAVRHLVGLGRRRIAHIAGPRDQTSALDRVDGYRDVLPDGDPALLVDGDFTVEGGARAMAELLDRRPGLDAVFAANDLMASGALRVLCERGRRVPEDVALVGFDDMASIAEATDPPLTTVRQDVEGMGRLMVRMLMSRLDGEAGGDERESVITPTALVRRASA from the coding sequence TTGCCCGGTCCGTCCCACGATGCCGATCGCGACGCCCGCCCCACCCTGGAAGCCGTGGCGGCCAGCGCCGGGGTCTCCCGGGCGACGGTCTCCCGGGTGGTGAACGGCGGGGCCGGGGTGCGCAAGCCGCTGGTGGACCGGGTGCGCAAGGCGGTCGAGGAGCTCGGATACGTACCGAACCACGCCGCCCGGACCCTGGTCACCCGACGCAACGGCGCGGTCGCCGTGATCATCGACGAGCCGGAGTTCCGGATCTTCTCCGACCCCTTCTTCTCCCAGCAGATCCGCGGCATCAGCCGCGAACTGACCCTGCACGACTCCCAGTTGGTGCTGCTCCTGGTGGAGGGGAGCGGGGACTTCGACCGGGTCGCCCGCTATCTGGCCGGTGGCCATGTGGACGGCGTACTGGCGTTCTCGCTGCACACCGACGACGAACTCCCCGCGATCATCCGCAGGTTCAAGGTGCCCACGGTCTACGGCGGTCGTCCGGGCCGGCCGGGCGCCGGGTCCGAGCTGGCCGTCCCGTACGTCGACTGCGACAACCGCGGCGGCGCGGCCGCGGCCGTACGCCATCTCGTCGGCCTCGGGCGTCGGCGGATCGCGCACATCGCCGGACCGCGCGACCAGACCTCGGCCCTGGACCGGGTCGACGGCTACCGCGACGTGCTGCCCGACGGCGATCCGGCCCTGCTGGTGGACGGCGACTTCACCGTCGAGGGCGGTGCGCGGGCGATGGCGGAACTGCTCGACCGCCGGCCCGGCCTGGACGCGGTCTTCGCCGCCAACGACCTGATGGCCTCGGGCGCCCTGCGGGTGCTGTGCGAGCGCGGCCGCAGGGTGCCCGAGGACGTGGCCCTGGTCGGCTTCGACGACATGGCTTCGATAGCCGAGGCCACCGATCCGCCGTTGACGACGGTCCGTCAGGACGTGGAGGGAATGGGCCGGTTGATGGTGCGGATGCTGATGAGCCGGCTCGACGGCGAGGCCGGGGGCGACGAGCGGGAGTCGGTGATCACGCCGACCGCGCTGGTGCGCCGGGCTTCCGCCTGA